In one window of Miscanthus floridulus cultivar M001 chromosome 12, ASM1932011v1, whole genome shotgun sequence DNA:
- the LOC136497914 gene encoding uncharacterized protein, whose product MPPPPPSCPAAPPRPDNLMPDLSTAPPRIDAAADPSPSSETQGTPPRSADRESSTECSAPEDSSDDFVLDSGAAVHATARADLLSDPKPPDEGTIVRTRVGGILLVLAVGCVRRPRFMVPQVHHAPQLKNGCTAVISVRQLARQGLVITFGIDSCSVKEQSTGALVGEGRLREEDGFYHLGYLRVPQS is encoded by the exons atgccgccgccgcctccgtcttGCCCCGCCGCGCCTCCTCGACCCGACAACCTCATGCCTGACTTGTCCACGGCACCGCCGAGGATCGACGCCGCTGCAGATCCTTCTCCCTCCAG CGAAACGCAAGGGACTCCGCCACGCTCCGCCGATCGGGAATCGTCGACCGAGTGCTCAGCGCCTGAAGACAGCAGCGACGACTTCGTCCTCGACTCCGGCGCCGCCGTGCACGCCACGGCCCGCGCGGATCTGCTCTCCGATCCAAAGCCACCAGACGAAGGGACCATTGTGCGCACGCGCGTCGGCGGAATCCTGCTGGTCCTCGCCGTGGGCTGCGTACGAAGGCCGCGGTTCATGGTGCCCCAAGTCCATCACGCCCCTCAACTCAAGAACGGGTGCACTGCCGTCATCTCCGTGCGCCAGCTCGCGCGCCAGGGCCTCGTCATCACCTTCGGCATCGACTCTTGTAGCGTCAAGGAACAGAGCACCGGTGCGCTCGTCGGGGAGGGGCGACTCAGGGAAGAGGACGGCTTCTACCATCTCGGCTACCTCAGGGTCCCTCAAAGCTGA